A region from the Spiroplasma taiwanense CT-1 genome encodes:
- a CDS encoding DeoR/GlpR family DNA-binding transcription regulator, with the protein MLREERLKLILDFVNERGYCTNELISKELAIPFTTLRRDLTDLHDDSKLKRVHGGAKSIREKSILEAKLDEKLVLNIEAKKIIAKKAFDCIKPFETIFLDAGSSTYFLAELIKPDYNNKVYTNSVINAQVLANNSICNIYLLPGKLKLSTGAICGVETIQALSKYNFDLAFLGINAVDNTFNFYTTDEDEAEVKKMAIEYSQFAFGLADNSKMNSKSFVKFSDKSQIALINEEV; encoded by the coding sequence ATGCTACGTGAAGAAAGATTGAAATTAATTTTGGATTTTGTCAATGAAAGAGGATATTGTACAAATGAATTAATTTCAAAAGAACTTGCTATCCCATTCACCACTCTAAGAAGAGATTTGACAGATTTACATGACGATTCAAAATTAAAAAGAGTTCATGGTGGTGCAAAATCTATTAGAGAAAAATCTATTTTAGAGGCTAAATTAGATGAAAAACTTGTCTTAAATATAGAAGCAAAAAAAATAATTGCTAAAAAAGCATTTGATTGTATTAAACCATTCGAAACAATTTTTTTGGATGCAGGTTCAAGTACATATTTTTTAGCAGAATTAATTAAACCAGATTACAATAATAAAGTTTATACAAATTCAGTTATTAATGCCCAAGTTTTGGCAAATAACTCAATTTGCAATATTTATCTATTACCTGGTAAATTAAAATTATCTACTGGTGCAATATGTGGGGTTGAAACTATTCAAGCTCTTTCAAAATATAATTTTGATCTTGCATTTCTTGGAATTAACGCTGTAGATAATACATTTAATTTCTATACAACAGATGAAGATGAGGCTGAAGTAAAAAAAATGGCTATTGAATATTCACAATTTGCTTTTGGTTTAGCAGATAATTCAAAAATGAATTCTAAATCATTTGTAAAATTTAGTGATAAATCACAAATAGCACTTATAAATGAAGAGGTTTAA
- a CDS encoding 1-phosphofructokinase produces MIYTLTLNPAVDHIILTDKKIELCITNYYHDEYKVVGGKGINAGIILKNLDTEIMVIGILGEQNKEIFTNKFSEINLNNKFFLNNGLTRVNYKIKNLNSKQETELNGLGFETQDEVLKELISFLEDNLKKEDIVLLTGSVARGISKNIYQKIGQIVNDKQAILICDATNELLLNVLKEKPFLIKPNLEEICSTLNLEYKENISFDEIKKLIIELQKLGAQNILLSMGSNGSIYFDSKNNIYKVGIAKGNLVNSVGAGDSMLAGFIYGLYKKLNIEKTLQYAAASGAATAFTEWLASKEQIENLVEKISIEKI; encoded by the coding sequence ATGATTTATACATTAACATTAAACCCAGCAGTAGATCACATTATTTTAACTGATAAAAAAATTGAACTTTGCATTACCAATTATTACCATGATGAATATAAAGTAGTTGGTGGTAAAGGGATTAATGCTGGGATTATTTTAAAAAATCTCGATACTGAAATAATGGTTATTGGAATTTTGGGAGAACAAAATAAAGAAATTTTTACTAATAAATTTAGTGAAATAAATTTAAATAATAAATTTTTCTTAAATAATGGTTTGACAAGGGTTAACTATAAAATTAAAAATTTAAATTCAAAACAAGAAACAGAATTAAATGGTCTTGGTTTTGAAACACAAGATGAAGTTCTAAAAGAATTAATTTCTTTTTTAGAAGATAATCTTAAAAAAGAAGATATTGTTCTTTTAACAGGAAGTGTGGCAAGAGGAATATCAAAAAATATATATCAAAAAATAGGCCAAATTGTAAATGATAAGCAAGCAATCCTAATATGTGATGCAACTAATGAATTATTATTAAATGTTTTAAAAGAAAAACCATTTTTAATAAAACCTAACTTAGAAGAAATTTGTTCAACTCTGAATTTAGAATATAAAGAAAATATTAGTTTTGATGAAATTAAAAAATTAATTATTGAATTGCAAAAATTGGGAGCACAAAATATTCTTTTAAGTATGGGTTCAAATGGAAGTATTTATTTTGATTCAAAAAATAATATTTATAAAGTTGGAATTGCAAAAGGTAATCTTGTAAATTCAGTTGGAGCTGGAGATAGTATGCTGGCAGGTTTTATATATGGTTTATATAAAAAATTAAATATAGAAAAGACACTACAATATGCAGCAGCAAGTGGAGCTGCAACAGCATTTACTGAATGACTTGCTTCAAAAGAACAAATTGAAAATTTAGTAGAAAAAATAAGCATTGAAAAAATATAG